GTGCTATCAGGATTATGATGAAAGCGTAGTTCTAAGGGGATTAAACCTTCTTCTCCTAAGTCAACAGTTTGAATAATTTCGTGAGTTGACCAATCCCAAAAATGTATCTGCTGTCCATAGTTACCTGATGTTACATCGTTGAGGTCAAAGCCTGGGTAATATGTTTTGGGTGCAGCCCACTCACTACTAACCATGACATTATGACGCGGCTGATACCAAAAGTCATAGTTAAACCGCATACCCTCGGCTTGATGTTCCCAGCGTCCAGCAATATCAAAATTTTCATCTAGTAACAAAAAACCACCAGGGCCGTTACCTTCGCTGTCACCTAACATTGAGATCATCACATGACCATCTGCGAGGCAATGTACTGTATGAGGTGCAGTTAAGTTGGTTTTAGCTTTAATTTCTTCTGGTTCAATAACTTTATAGAGTTTTGGTGCTTTAGTCTCTGCTGTATCAACAATGTAAATTCGACTAGATTTTTGTCCAGGAATTACACTAAATCGTCGGGATTTACTGGCATCACCATGACAAGAACTACAAGCATTCCAACCAAAATGATGTAACTCATCACCAATATAAGGCACAGGTAAACGATGAATTACTTGGGAGTAGGTTGGAGATTGCGGATCAACGTCTACAGTTGCTAAATAATCTGGTTCTTCAATGCCTGTACCTGTATACACAGCAATTACATAAAGCACTGTTTCCTTTTCTGCCTGGATAGCTGCTTCTGGGGAAGCATAACCAGGGCCACAGCAAGCATGAGCCATAATTTGAAACCTTATTAGTTAGTATGTGTGGGTGCGGATCGCGTGACGAATGATATTGTCCAGCGAAAAATCTATTTTATTTAGTTTTTCTAAGTATTCGCACTACAGATAATTAGATTGCCATATATTTAATTCGCTAAGGACTTGAATTTTCTGGGGTGTAATGTAATACTGCTAAATTAAATCCTACTAAATCGGTCAATAATTAGTATTTTATCGAAAAACCTCGTTTGACCTGACAAATAAGTCTGTCGAGTTTTCTCAAATATCGTTAAAAAATCCTATCTGTTAGACCATTGTCCCACCAAACCTTTGACAGCGGCAGGATTGAAACTCTTAAGTTCCACAAAACAGTTTCTCGCTGATTTTGAGATTAAAGATTGGCACATACCCGATCCCTAAAAGGTTTACCCAGTTTTAATCTGGCATCTTTGGGGAAGTTCCATCTTTCCCCTTTTCTTACTTTTAAAGGAGTTGATTTCATGAATAGTATCCATCAACATGCTTCTCAGATTAATTTAACCGCCGATGTATTAGTGATTGGCGGTGGCCCGGCTGGGACTTGGGCTGCTTGGAGTGCAGCCAGCAATGGTGCAAAAGTTGTATTAGTAGACAAAGGTTACTGCGGTACAAGTGGTGCCGCCGCCGCATCTGGCAATGGTGTTTGGTATATTCCACCAGAGCCAGAACAACGGGAAGCAGCAATGGCCAGTCGGGAAGCAATGGGAGGCTTTTTAGCAGATAGGCACTGGATGACGAGGGTATTAGATCGCACCTACGACAACATTAATTCTCTGGCAGATGAGGGTTATCGTTTCAGTGTTGATGCTAATGGCCAAGTTATCCGCCGTTCCTTGCAAGGGCCAGAGTATATGCGGTTCATGCGGAAACGGATTAAACAAGCAGGGGTGAAAATTCTAGACCACAGCCCCGCTTTAGAATTGCTCGTAGATGCAGAAGGCGCTGTAGCTGGGGCTAAGGGAATTAATCGTCAATTTGGCACATCTTGGACAGTTAAAGCTGGTGCAGTCGTCATTGCCACCGGTGGCTGTGCTTTCTTGAGTAAGGCTCTGGGTTGTAATGTCTTAACTGGAGATGGTTATTTAATGGCAGCTGAAGCGGGTGCTGACTTCTCTGGAATGGAATTTTCTAATGCTTACGCAATTTCTCCGGCGTTTTCTTCTGTCACCAAGACTCGATATTATGATTGGGCTTCTTTCACTTATGAAGATGGCACGATAATTGAAGGTGCAGGTTCTAAGCGCGGTCGCTCTGTCATTGCCAAAACATTGCTAAATGAGCCTGTGTATGCTCGTCTCGACCAAAATATGGATGAAGAGACAAAAGCTTGGATGCGAGCCTCTCAACCGAACTTCTTTGTTGTCTTCGATCGCGCTGGTATTGACCCCTTTACTCAAAGATTCCCCATAACTTTACGTTTAGAAGGAACTGTCCGCGGTACTGGGGGAATTCGCATTGCTGACTACACTTGCGCTACCTCAGTCAGTGGATTGTATGCGGCGGGAGATGCAGCCACACGGGAATTAATCTGTGGTGGTTTTACAGGTGGTGGTAGTCATAATGCAGCTTGGGCAATGTCTTCTGGCTATTGGTCGGGACAATCTGCGGCTAACTATGCAATTAGTTTAGGAGAACAAGCCTCTCAGCGCAGTGTCCAAGGCGTTGGGGCAGCGGGATTGCGTGGTGAAGGTCATGATAAATTCTCAGCAAATGAAGCGATCGCGGCAACCCAAGCAGAAGTTTTCCCGTACGATCGCAACCTTTTCCGTAGTGATGCAGGGTTAAGTGCATCTTTAGACAGATTAGATCACCTATGGCAAGAAATCCGTCATAGTCATGCACCGGATGATAGTCAGATTGTGCGATCGCGGGAAGCTGCGGCAATGGTAGCGACTGCGCGTTGGATGTACAACAGTGGTTTGCAACGTCAGGAAACTAGAGGGATGCACAAACGCATAGATTACCCACAACAAGATCCCAATCAGCAATATCGCCTGCGGAGTGGTGGTTTAGATCAGATTTGGGTCAAGCCTGAGTCGTTAGTAGCAAATCGGGAATTGGTGACAGTGTAATTTGTGGGAATTGAGGAATTTCTCTACCTTTGAGCTAGGAAGGAATTAGGCTATTGTCTTGTTTCTTCCTGTTTCTTTTTTTAAACGCAAAGGTGTGAGGAGGTTAGCGCAGAGTAACGCAGAGTGTTTGTCAGGCCAATTTGCTATAAATTAATGAAATTATTATCTAAATATAGATTCCAGTTGAATCTTGATCTACCTGCTTTGCGATCGCGTAATTATCGCCTTTATTTTGCTGGACAAGCTTGGTCGATGACTGGCAGTTTCATGACGCAAGTAGCGATTCTCTGGCTGATTTATCGATTAACTGATTCAGCTTTACTATTGGGATTAGCAGGATTTTTTGGACAATTACCAGTATTTGCTTTAGCGCCAATTTCCGGTATTTTAGCCGATCGCTACAATCGCCATCACCTGTTACTGCTGCTTCAGATTGTCGGGATTTCCCTATCTGTAATTTTGACAGTGATGACATTTCTCGGTTGGGCAGATTTCTGGACATTGCTGACTTTTAGTACATTGTTAGGTTTGTTGAAAGGGTTAGATGTTCCTGTACGTCACGCATTTGTTAGTGATATGGTCAGCCGTGAACTCATGGCAAATGCGATCGCCCTCAATGCAGCTTTTCTTCATACTGCGAGGCTAATTGGCCCTGCCCTTGGCGGCATTTTTATTGCTAAGTTTGGTGCAGGTTATTGCTTTTTATACGATAGTCTCAGCTATGTTGTGGCTATTTGGGCAATTTCAGTTATGCAGATTACACCCAGAAAGGTGGAAATACATACTAGTAATCCTTGGCAGAAGTTGAAAGAAGGGTTTCAATATGCTTATCAATTCTTGCCTGTGCGGTCTATTTTGTCGTTACTCGCAGTAGCCAGCTTAGTTGGAATGTCATATACAACACTGCTACCCATCTTTGCAGTCGAAGTTCTGCGGGGAGGTTCGGAAACTTTGGGTTTTCTCACAGCCGCAGCCGCAATGGGTTCAGTGTTCGCCTGTGTTTATCTCAGTTTCCGGCAAAAGGTGGCAGGTTTAGAGCGTCTCATTGCTTTTTCTCCAGCAATTATGGGAATTGGCTTTATATTTTTCTCTTTATCTCAAGTTTTCTGGATTTCGCAATTAGCTTTAGTTTTAGTTGGTTGGAGTTCTACGCTTCAGGTAGCTGCTAGTAATACGCTGCTGCAATTTATTGTGGAAGATAGCAAACGGGGTAGGGTGATGAGCTTTTATGCTATGTGCTTTATGGGGATGTCGCCTTTCGGTAACTTGCTCGCCGGAACTTCGGCATATTACTTTAATGCTCCGAATACACTGATTGCAGGCGGTGTAGTTTGTATTATTGGTTCGATACTGTTCATCCAGCAATTACCCCAAATGGCGCGGTTAATCCACTTGGGGAAACATCAAGTGGCGAATAATTAAAGTATTGAGCAGAGCGATCGCTCTTGTTTAATTCAAATTGATCGCTTGACGATTGCTATAGCTGAATAGCAAGTCAGTTTCTCTAGAATCTAGTTGATACTGTAAATAAATATTTTTAATCTTGACTAAATACGTGTATTTACCGGAGAATAAACCTTACTTATACAAAATAGGGAGTTCAACCTTGAGTAACACAAATTTGGCACTCAAGAAAATTACCACCGAGATTAGTGGGACAGTGTTCTCATTGCCTTACTATGTAGCTCGTGATCAAGGATATTTTAACGACTTAGGGCTAGAGATAGAGTTTGTCAAACGCAACTATGGCGATCGCCCAGCCAATATCACACTGATTGATGATCATCGCCAAGTAAGTTCTTTTGGCGGCCCTTCTTTATTTGAACAAGGACAAAGCACCCTTTACCGCGCTTGCGAATGGGGACAAGTCCGCCGCACATACGACAGTTCTCGTGGTGGACAGGTGATAGCCAAGCGGGCGGCGATCGCCAGTCAAGCGATTATCGTACGTCCAGATTCACCCTATAACATCCCCCAAGACTTAGCTAATGTACCTGTTGGTGTGAACTTTCACCACGGTTCTCACTACATCGCTATTCAAACCCTTGAAGGCTTCTTGGCTCCAGAGGAGATTAAAGTAGTACACATCGAAGGCGGTGGACAACATAAACAATTCAACCGCTTTGTCGCTTTGCGTGATGGGCTAGTTGATGCAGTTGCAGTCATGGAACCCTGGATTACAGTTGCCGAAAAACTGGGCTACAAGATTATCGCTGAGGCTCACTATGTCGGTCTAGAAATTGCTAGTCCCGACCTAGACGAAGAGAGTTTCGAGGCGATTAATAAAGCTATTCGTCGCGCTGTTCAGGATTTGCAAACAGACCCTATCCGCTATACAAAGTATCTGATTGATGACGTATCAGAAGAGATTGTCAAGCTCGAACCATCAGATTTCCGGCGCAACCGCCTGCGCTATAACAACCCAGCACCATACTCGGAAACTGATTTCCACCGCACCTACAACTGGATGGTGAAGTGGGGACTGATTCAACCTGATGCAACTTTCCAGCAGATTGTTGATAACCGAGTTATTGCAGCTAATTGAACAACTGCGAAAAATGCTGAGTGAAGAGTAAGACTAATTTAGGACTTACGCAAGTGTCAGATTTTTTTCGTTTAGGCTGTCAATAGTCAATGGTCAATAGTCCAAAAAAACCTTAGTTTTTGACCATTGACCCTTGACTCTTGTACCAGAAAATAGATCTGCCAGTTGCGTAAATCCTGATTTGATTACGTGAAATTTTATCCCCTAATTTAGCAACGCTTTAACTCCAAATTCCCACATTAATATTACTTGCTTGTAATTTAAATAAATCTTGAATAAGCAAATGCACAGACGTAGAGACTTTTTAAAATATGCTTCTTTAGGAGTAACAACTGCTATAGTTACACAAGCCTGTAATAATATAACTAAACCTGCTGCTAATCAAGAAACTATCAGTATTAAATTGGGGGCTGTAAGTGGTATTAACTCAATTGATGTTTGGATTCCCCAGGATTTAGGTTATTTTAATGCTGCTGGTTTGAATGCTGAAGTCATTACTTTCCAAAGTAGTGCCAAAATGCGAGATGCGTTGATTGCGGGAGAAATTGATTTTAGCGCCCAAGCACCTCTGCACGTTTATCTTTCTCGCTTGAAGGGAGTGCCGTTAAATGTCGTCGCTAATCGTCGGAATCTGGTTGATACTTCCTTAATTGTTCGTTCTGATTTACGCTCTCAAATTAAGAGTGTTGCTGACCTCAAAGGTAGAAAAATTTCCGCGGGTGAAATTGGCACTTGGAGTTGGGCCGTATTCGTCAAATATCTGCGGCAAAATGGTCTGAACGATAAAGATGTTGAGTATGTTCAAAGTACAACAGCTTCTACTTATACATTGCTCAAAACTAAACAAGTAGACGCTGCGATCGCAGGTGCGCCCGACCTCCATAAATTAATCAAAGAAGGCACAGTTTTTCAACTATTAAATGCTTTAGATCCAGATGTGCATAAGAAATATTTTGGTGCTAACGAGGCGATGACTCGTGCTTGGCTTAGTCATGAGCGCGTTGCTTCTGAAAAGCCGGAAGCTATTAAAAGATTGGTTGAAGTTGTCAATCGCACTTTTACATATATGCACCAAACTGCACCAGAAGACATTCTTAAAGTCGTCGGTAAACGGTTTGATAGTCAAAATTTAGACGCTATCCTCACAGGTCTGAATACCGAACTCAAACGCTCAGTGCCGAAAGATGCCTCTATCAGTGAAGCTGCTTATTTGGCTGACCAAAGAGTATTTTTTGATACGGGAATTATTAAGAAAATGGTTCCTTATGCTGAAGGGGTATTTGATAAATTTGCCGGTCATCGAGCTTAAGGAACAACCTAATATGTCACTCCCGACAATCACTACTCAAAATCTTGGCATTTCTTATTGGAGTAAAAATAAGCGCATTGATGCACTACAGAATGTCAGCTTGACTATTAATCGTGGTGAGTTTGTAACCTTAATTGGGCCTAGTGGTTGTGGTAAAAGTACTTTATTAAATGTGATTGCAGGTTTAACTAGTCCGGGTACAGATGTCAATGGTAGTTTTAACACCAGCGGAATCCAAGAAATTGGCTACTTGTTCCAAAAGCAAACTTTGTTACCCTGGCGGACAGTTATCGATAATGTGACTGCACCTCTAGAAATTCGTGGTATACCTCGAACTGAAAGAAGAAAAAAAGCCTTGACAATGCTCGAAAAATATGGGTTGTCTGGCTTTGAAAATAGCTTTCCCAGAGAATTATCAGGGGGAATGCAGCAGCGTGTGTTGTTAATTCGCACGCTGATTTATCAACCAGATGTGGTGTTACTGGATGAGCCGCTAAGTAGTTTAGATGCTCAAACACGCGCTCTGTTACAAGATGAATTTCTGCGATTATGGCGTGATACCGGATGCACCTTTGTTTTAGTAACTCATGACTTGGATGAAGCGATCGCACTTTCAGAGCGGGTATTTCTCTTAAGCGCGCGTCCTGGCAGAATTGTCAAGGAATTTCAGATTGATTTACCCACAGAACGATCGGCGATCGCCATTCGTACCGATCCGAGATTTCAGCAAATCCAGCGTGAGATGTGGTCAGAGTTAACCACACAAGTATTACAACAACAAGACCGAGGATTCGCACTCTTTAAAACATAAAATGAAAACTACCCGCCATAAAATTTTCCCTCTCGGACAATCCACGCTCTCTGCTACTAATAAACAGCCAAAAACACCCAGTTTTCAACCCCATCAAATTCAAGGGTGGCAACGCTTACAACAAATAGCGATACAACTCACACCTCTGGCGGTAATTTTGCTAGTGTGGGAAATTGGGACAGGAGCATTTAACATTCCTCAGTTTATTGAACCAGCATTGGTTGGTAAGCCGAGTGCAATTGTCCAAGAAATATGGAAGTTATTATCTAGCGGTAGCATATTTCAACATATCTTTGTGACATTTCAAGAGGCGATGACTGGACTGGCTTTAGCAATGACTGGCGGTGTGAGTCTGGGAATTCTGCTTGCTTATTCGCCATCAGGGGCAAAAATCACGCTTCCCTATGTTCAGATATTTAATTCTCTACCTCGAATTGCTTTAGCTCCCTTTTTTATTGTCTGGTTTGGCATTGGATTACTCTCAAAAGTATTATTAGCAGCTTTAGCCGCGTTTTTCCCCATATTTTTTACAACTTATCAGGGACTCCAAAGTATTGAACGCGAGTTGGTTTCGGCTTTTCAGGTGATGGGGGCAAATCGTTGGCAGATGTTGTACATGGTTGTTTTACCTTCTGTTTTGAGTTGGGTAATTGCCGGGATTCGCACAAGTTTGGGTATGGCTTTAGTCGGGGCGTTAGTCGCTGAATATATCGGTTCAACGCGGGGTTTAGGTTATCTATTAATGTCAGCCCAGGGAACTTTAAATGTTGATCAAGCTTGGGCAATATTAGTAATTTTGGCATCCATTAGCGTTTTCCTTGATTGGGGAGTGCGTGTTTTAGAAGCTTACGTTTTACGCTGGCGACCAAATCCTAGAGAATTGTAGTATTAGATCATGAATCACTGATGTTCGGATATCAGTTGGCAAAGCTGCTGCATATCATGAAAAACTATCTTAGCTCCAGCCGCAGTTAGCGCAGTGCGATCGCTATGTTGGGCATAACCAAAAACCGTCATCCCTGCTGCGTATCCTGCTTGCACACCTGTTACAGAGTCTTCAATCACAACACAATGTTCTGGATTTGTGTTCATTTGCTCGGCTGCATGGAGATACACATCAGGAAAAGGTTTGGGGCGCGAAACATCATGAGCGCTGTATAACTTGCCCTTAAATTGATGCAAAATTCCTGTTAAATTTAATACCAGTTGAATATGACGGTGGCTGCTATTTGATGCCACACATTTTGGTAATGTAATTTGCTCTAATACTTCGGTAATGCCGGAAACTGCTGTTAATTCTTGCTGCAATGCGGCTATTTCTCGTTCCTTGCAACGTTCGACAAAGTTTTTCGGCAATGATTTATTATAAGATTCCTCAATAATCTCTAAACAGGTTTGTAGAGACTTGCCTATAAATTTTTGAGTTACTTCTGCATAGGTAATCGGAAATCCAGCTTCGGTGAGCGTTTGTGCAAAAATGCGATTGACGATTGGTTCACTATCAACCAAGACTCCATCACAATCAAAAATCACAAGCTTGAACCGATTGTGCCTTAAATTGAGCATTTTCTCATTGAAGTGCTAATTATTATTCTTTGCGATTGATGAGCGATCGCATTTCATCGTGTAAATTTTATCGAGCCGTTGCGAAAGAAATTGCATATTAGAAAACACATTATTTTTTTCCTCTAATTCTTCAGAATATTGCAACGCATAAATTCCTGCTGAATGTGCTGCTTGAATTCCTACATCGCTATCCTCAATGACAACACAATATTCGGGAGAGAAACCCATTTTATTTGCTGCGTATAAAAATAAACCTGGATCTGGTTTCCACGCGCCTACCTCATAAGAGCTAAACAAGCGATCTCCAAAGTAATGAGACAGAGTAGTTACATTGAGAGCCTTACGAATTTTTGCTATGGGCGCACTTGAAGCAACACAAAATGGATATTTCAGGGTTTTTAGCATCTCTGGAACACCTGTTATTGGCTGCAAGTAAAATTCAAATAACTCATCTACATGGTGACGATATGTTGCTTCAAAATCTATGGGTAGCTTTGCGCCAAACCTCATTTCTATGTCCGCTAAAATTAAAGCCAATTTTCTGCCGCGATATCGTCGAATCAGACTTTCAACTGATTCGTTGATAAACGGTAGCAGATCAATAAATGCTTGGTTACAAAGCTTCTCACTATCAACTAATGTTCCATCCAAATCAAAAATTACACAAATATGATTCATGTTCTCTCAAATTTTTTAGTGAAATTTTTGAATTTATCAATGCGATCGCATTTCCTTTTTGCCAACAACCTCTAAGAGTAAAAGTTGGGTTTTGGTAGTTCATCGTTTAACGCCCAATTTCCTATGTCTCGGATTTTATAATCAACTGGATCATGGAGAGTGAATGTGCGGAGATTCCGCCAATAACGGTCAAAGCCATATTTAGCATTAGTAGCGCGTGCGCCCATAACTTCAAAGATGCGGTTGGTGATGTCTAAACCAACTCTAGTGGCGATAACTTTGGTAGTAGCAATAAACAGCGCACATTCTCCCCGTTGTTCTGCAGTGAGTGACCATTCCTGATCCCAAGCTTGTTGTAATAATTCTCCTGCTTGGTCAACTAAACAAGTAGCAGCCTGAAGGTCAACCCATATATTGCCATAGTGTTGGAGGATATAAGGATCTTTGGTTGCACTCTCTACACCTGATGTCAGCCAAGGTTTTGTATTAGTGCCAGTATAGGTTTTAGCAGCTTCAAATGCTCCTTGGGCAATTCCCAGGTAGATATTAGCCAGATTCAATTGAGTTAAGCAGGCGCGAATAGTGGTGAAGGGTTGACTGGGTTTATCTCTAATACCCAGAATTTCGTCTGGGTATACCAGTACATTTTCAAATGTCACAGTACCGCTGTCTGTTTGACGTTGCCCCATATTATCCCAATCATCATGAACAGTCACACCTTGGCGTTGGGTAGGAATTGCCAGAATTTTCAATTCAGCAGTTTCTTGATCAGTAGCGGTGATTGGTAATATATCCGAATCTTGGGAGCCAGAGCAAAAGCTTTTAATGCCGTTAAGACGGAAATAATTATTTTCTGGTGTCAGCGTCGTTCTTTTATCTAAAGGGTTGAGGGCATTGCACCAAAACCAATTGTTGTCAATAGTTTCTGCATAATATCGCTGTTTCTGCTCTGTTGAACCAAATATGTGAGGAACTACTACACCTAGATGGTGGTAAGAAAAGACGTGAGCAATAGAACTATCAACCTTGGCAAACTCACGGGTAATTCTGAGAACGGTAATCCAGCTTTCTCCTACACCACCGTACTCTGTCGGTACGATCAATTTTAACAAGTTGCTTTGGCGCAGGCGATCGCGTTCATATTTTGGTGTTCCCCCTTTTGCATCTCGCTCTACAGCAGTTTCCGCAAATTCCTTTGCTAAAGACCTAGCTATATCAAGATAATTTTGAGACTTTTTAGTTCCGATTAATTGCATATTTCGCAACTTCTCCTGCCAACTTTTTATGAGGAGCAACTATCAATTGTGCTGAAAAATTTTAGATTTACAATAGTTTAACAAACCTACCGTATCAGGTTTATTAATCAGCTTTTCAGTTAAAGATAATAATAAGTTGGGTTGTACTTCGTTCAACCCAACTTACTGACATAGCTATTAACTTTGATAAGGACGTGGCAGTTGGCGGAGTTTATGAGCAGTATCTAACTCACTATTATTTTTTCTGCCATATCCCCAACCTAATATCTTACGATATTCACCCATAATGCCACTTTCAATCAAATCATCCTCATTAACTACAATCTCTGTATGAGATTGGGGTGCAACATAAAGCGCATCCGCCGGACAATATGCCTCACACATAAAACAAGTTTGACAGTCTTCTTTGCGAGCAATTACAGGTGGTTGGTTAGGAACTGCATCAAAGACATTAGTCGGACAAACTTGAACACACAGATTGCAATTAATACAGAGTTTATGGCTGACAAGCTCAATCATGATTTTATTTTGGCTACAACTTTGATACAGCAGGTGTGGATGGAGTAGTTTGTAATGATGGCGTAGCAGGTGCATCCGTTATCCAATCACGTCTTACCCACAGCTTATCTAAGCCGCC
This window of the Nostoc sp. HK-01 genome carries:
- a CDS encoding ABC transporter ATP-binding protein yields the protein MSLPTITTQNLGISYWSKNKRIDALQNVSLTINRGEFVTLIGPSGCGKSTLLNVIAGLTSPGTDVNGSFNTSGIQEIGYLFQKQTLLPWRTVIDNVTAPLEIRGIPRTERRKKALTMLEKYGLSGFENSFPRELSGGMQQRVLLIRTLIYQPDVVLLDEPLSSLDAQTRALLQDEFLRLWRDTGCTFVLVTHDLDEAIALSERVFLLSARPGRIVKEFQIDLPTERSAIAIRTDPRFQQIQREMWSELTTQVLQQQDRGFALFKT
- a CDS encoding glucose-inhibited division protein A translates to MNSIHQHASQINLTADVLVIGGGPAGTWAAWSAASNGAKVVLVDKGYCGTSGAAAASGNGVWYIPPEPEQREAAMASREAMGGFLADRHWMTRVLDRTYDNINSLADEGYRFSVDANGQVIRRSLQGPEYMRFMRKRIKQAGVKILDHSPALELLVDAEGAVAGAKGINRQFGTSWTVKAGAVVIATGGCAFLSKALGCNVLTGDGYLMAAEAGADFSGMEFSNAYAISPAFSSVTKTRYYDWASFTYEDGTIIEGAGSKRGRSVIAKTLLNEPVYARLDQNMDEETKAWMRASQPNFFVVFDRAGIDPFTQRFPITLRLEGTVRGTGGIRIADYTCATSVSGLYAAGDAATRELICGGFTGGGSHNAAWAMSSGYWSGQSAANYAISLGEQASQRSVQGVGAAGLRGEGHDKFSANEAIAATQAEVFPYDRNLFRSDAGLSASLDRLDHLWQEIRHSHAPDDSQIVRSREAAAMVATARWMYNSGLQRQETRGMHKRIDYPQQDPNQQYRLRSGGLDQIWVKPESLVANRELVTV
- a CDS encoding HAD-superfamily hydrolase subfamily IA, variant 3, with product MNHICVIFDLDGTLVDSEKLCNQAFIDLLPFINESVESLIRRYRGRKLALILADIEMRFGAKLPIDFEATYRHHVDELFEFYLQPITGVPEMLKTLKYPFCVASSAPIAKIRKALNVTTLSHYFGDRLFSSYEVGAWKPDPGLFLYAANKMGFSPEYCVVIEDSDVGIQAAHSAGIYALQYSEELEEKNNVFSNMQFLSQRLDKIYTMKCDRSSIAKNNN
- a CDS encoding HAD family hydrolase: MLNLRHNRFKLVIFDCDGVLVDSEPIVNRIFAQTLTEAGFPITYAEVTQKFIGKSLQTCLEIIEESYNKSLPKNFVERCKEREIAALQQELTAVSGITEVLEQITLPKCVASNSSHRHIQLVLNLTGILHQFKGKLYSAHDVSRPKPFPDVYLHAAEQMNTNPEHCVVIEDSVTGVQAGYAAGMTVFGYAQHSDRTALTAAGAKIVFHDMQQLCQLISEHQ
- a CDS encoding acyl-CoA dehydrogenase type 2 is translated as MQLIGTKKSQNYLDIARSLAKEFAETAVERDAKGGTPKYERDRLRQSNLLKLIVPTEYGGVGESWITVLRITREFAKVDSSIAHVFSYHHLGVVVPHIFGSTEQKQRYYAETIDNNWFWCNALNPLDKRTTLTPENNYFRLNGIKSFCSGSQDSDILPITATDQETAELKILAIPTQRQGVTVHDDWDNMGQRQTDSGTVTFENVLVYPDEILGIRDKPSQPFTTIRACLTQLNLANIYLGIAQGAFEAAKTYTGTNTKPWLTSGVESATKDPYILQHYGNIWVDLQAATCLVDQAGELLQQAWDQEWSLTAEQRGECALFIATTKVIATRVGLDITNRIFEVMGARATNAKYGFDRYWRNLRTFTLHDPVDYKIRDIGNWALNDELPKPNFYS
- a CDS encoding putative cyanate ABC transporter, substrate binding protein; amino-acid sequence: MHRRRDFLKYASLGVTTAIVTQACNNITKPAANQETISIKLGAVSGINSIDVWIPQDLGYFNAAGLNAEVITFQSSAKMRDALIAGEIDFSAQAPLHVYLSRLKGVPLNVVANRRNLVDTSLIVRSDLRSQIKSVADLKGRKISAGEIGTWSWAVFVKYLRQNGLNDKDVEYVQSTTASTYTLLKTKQVDAAIAGAPDLHKLIKEGTVFQLLNALDPDVHKKYFGANEAMTRAWLSHERVASEKPEAIKRLVEVVNRTFTYMHQTAPEDILKVVGKRFDSQNLDAILTGLNTELKRSVPKDASISEAAYLADQRVFFDTGIIKKMVPYAEGVFDKFAGHRA
- a CDS encoding 4Fe-4S ferredoxin, iron-sulfur binding protein; amino-acid sequence: MIELVSHKLCINCNLCVQVCPTNVFDAVPNQPPVIARKEDCQTCFMCEAYCPADALYVAPQSHTEIVVNEDDLIESGIMGEYRKILGWGYGRKNNSELDTAHKLRQLPRPYQS
- a CDS encoding putative ABC transporter permease protein, which gives rise to MKTTRHKIFPLGQSTLSATNKQPKTPSFQPHQIQGWQRLQQIAIQLTPLAVILLVWEIGTGAFNIPQFIEPALVGKPSAIVQEIWKLLSSGSIFQHIFVTFQEAMTGLALAMTGGVSLGILLAYSPSGAKITLPYVQIFNSLPRIALAPFFIVWFGIGLLSKVLLAALAAFFPIFFTTYQGLQSIERELVSAFQVMGANRWQMLYMVVLPSVLSWVIAGIRTSLGMALVGALVAEYIGSTRGLGYLLMSAQGTLNVDQAWAILVILASISVFLDWGVRVLEAYVLRWRPNPREL